In Companilactobacillus allii, one genomic interval encodes:
- the brnQ gene encoding branched-chain amino acid transport system II carrier protein has translation MQNDLLESKSNKSKFLQLLVVSSLIFGMFFGSGNLIFPVHLGQMAGNNWFAAAIGFAISGSLFPLLAILAVVVTKSDGLYDLARPVGKRYAALFLVLVHLTIGPFFGTPRTAATAFEMAAKPFLPAQYNQVSMLIFTAVFFSLAYVLSVHQNRLVKYVGKYLNTIFLALLAVIFVVAFVNPMGGLNHMPTTAYQTTATVSGLLEGYNTVDAVALLALSVTFVRAVKGLGYKNKELSTVTAKAGTMAISLEVLVYLGLVLLGAFSLNKMKLSANGGDALSSIVGDYFGNFGAALLGVLVTLGVFTTALGLVASFAQDFHKLFPKVSYLGWLRVTCFVSFVVANAGLDTIISWSLPVLMLLYPLSLALILTSLTVHTKSYKGVVYKMTIAFTVLPAVLDMFNAAPAVLQTGFVKTVLNVYHQYLPFASMGLGWVTPTLLGFVLGMVLGKMGVFVSNNEEVTQKY, from the coding sequence ATGCAAAACGATTTATTGGAATCAAAATCAAACAAGAGTAAATTCTTACAACTATTGGTTGTTAGCTCACTTATCTTCGGGATGTTCTTTGGATCAGGTAATTTAATTTTCCCAGTTCACTTGGGACAAATGGCTGGTAACAACTGGTTTGCTGCCGCAATTGGATTTGCTATTTCTGGATCATTATTCCCACTACTAGCAATTCTAGCTGTTGTGGTAACAAAAAGTGACGGTCTATATGATCTAGCCCGCCCAGTTGGAAAACGTTATGCCGCATTATTTCTTGTTTTAGTTCATTTAACCATTGGACCTTTCTTTGGTACTCCACGTACTGCAGCGACGGCTTTTGAAATGGCCGCAAAACCATTTCTACCAGCACAATACAATCAAGTTAGTATGTTGATCTTCACAGCTGTATTTTTCAGTCTTGCTTACGTCTTGAGTGTTCACCAAAATAGATTGGTTAAATATGTTGGTAAATATTTAAATACTATCTTCTTGGCATTATTAGCAGTTATCTTTGTAGTCGCATTTGTTAATCCTATGGGTGGCTTAAATCACATGCCTACTACCGCTTATCAAACAACCGCTACTGTTAGTGGTTTACTAGAAGGATACAATACAGTCGATGCTGTAGCTTTACTTGCCTTATCCGTTACATTTGTTCGTGCTGTCAAAGGATTAGGTTACAAGAATAAGGAACTTTCTACAGTTACTGCTAAAGCCGGTACCATGGCTATCTCACTTGAGGTTTTAGTTTACTTAGGATTAGTTTTATTAGGTGCCTTCAGTTTGAACAAAATGAAATTATCAGCAAACGGTGGCGATGCACTATCAAGTATCGTTGGTGATTACTTCGGCAACTTTGGTGCTGCATTACTTGGTGTCTTAGTTACATTAGGTGTGTTCACAACAGCTCTTGGATTGGTTGCATCATTTGCACAAGACTTTCACAAATTGTTCCCTAAAGTAAGTTATCTAGGATGGTTACGTGTTACATGTTTCGTTTCATTTGTAGTTGCAAACGCTGGACTAGATACAATCATCAGTTGGTCATTGCCAGTACTTATGTTACTTTACCCACTATCACTTGCCTTGATCTTAACATCATTGACCGTTCATACTAAGTCATATAAAGGTGTCGTTTATAAAATGACTATTGCATTCACAGTACTACCTGCTGTTCTTGATATGTTTAATGCCGCACCTGCAGTATTGCAGACTGGCTTTGTTAAAACAGTATTAAATGTTTATCATCAATACCTACCATTCGCCAGTATGGGACTTGGTTGGGTAACACCTACCTTACTAGGTTTTGTCCTTGGTATGGTACTTGGTAAAATGGGAGTATTCGTTTCAAATAACGAAGAAGTTACACAAAAATATTAA
- a CDS encoding FAD-dependent oxidoreductase, with translation MTDIKTDILVVGAGASGIGAALSAAEKGASVVLLEKGDKFGGAGMFGAQGLFAAGSELQKENNIDYSPKDAYQEMMNYTHYRSNTRLTRAIINKSADTISWLSKNGLETELVNNTQEVHQNHPRVYHQYIDKFNGFQKLIDKFISNGGRLFTKTVIKKFNYTDGNIVNVVIDKDGHESTIYCQKIIFSDGGFVGNSEMVDKYLQISSKNLFSMGERKATGDGIRILAELGADTSGMGVFENHAASVVSNTDPKWHNDTIFTLTNLPFLWLNRNGERFVNEDICYDFALWGNITYTNGGYYYFILDQNTIDYLKSNQLDWTNSFERTFTTLAHTPVTHVVGPFPNIESDIQESIDKGATVVGKDVSELSKYLGCNPDTVNRNLNEYNKIISDNNDSDFGKSTEFLKFPVSKGPFYAIKAQSTTLGTIGGVSVNDNLQALDKNGRVIKNVYATGNNASGMYDTSYPTLEGISCAFAWNSGRLAGESAKATLNK, from the coding sequence TTGTTGGTGCAGGAGCTTCAGGAATTGGTGCTGCTTTATCGGCAGCTGAAAAAGGAGCAAGTGTTGTTCTACTTGAAAAAGGTGACAAATTTGGTGGAGCCGGTATGTTTGGTGCACAAGGATTATTTGCCGCGGGTAGTGAATTACAAAAGGAAAATAATATTGATTATTCACCAAAAGATGCTTATCAAGAGATGATGAATTATACACATTATCGTTCCAATACAAGATTGACGCGGGCAATTATCAATAAGTCAGCTGATACAATTTCTTGGCTGTCGAAAAATGGATTAGAAACAGAATTGGTTAATAATACGCAAGAGGTTCATCAAAACCATCCACGTGTTTACCATCAATACATTGATAAGTTTAATGGGTTTCAAAAACTGATAGACAAGTTTATAAGTAATGGTGGTCGATTATTTACAAAAACTGTAATTAAAAAATTTAATTATACTGATGGTAATATTGTAAATGTAGTTATTGATAAAGATGGTCATGAAAGTACAATCTATTGTCAAAAGATCATCTTTTCCGATGGTGGATTTGTTGGTAATTCTGAGATGGTCGATAAATATTTACAAATAAGTAGTAAGAATCTTTTTAGCATGGGTGAACGCAAGGCTACAGGTGATGGAATTAGGATTCTGGCTGAATTAGGTGCAGATACTAGTGGTATGGGTGTTTTTGAAAATCACGCTGCGTCAGTAGTTTCAAATACTGATCCTAAGTGGCATAATGACACAATTTTTACACTAACTAATTTGCCATTTCTATGGTTGAATCGTAATGGTGAACGTTTCGTCAATGAAGATATTTGTTACGACTTTGCCCTATGGGGAAACATTACATATACTAATGGTGGGTATTATTATTTTATTTTGGATCAAAATACCATAGATTATTTGAAATCTAACCAATTAGATTGGACAAATTCTTTTGAAAGAACATTCACTACTCTTGCTCATACTCCAGTTACTCATGTTGTTGGTCCTTTTCCAAATATTGAATCTGATATTCAAGAATCAATCGATAAAGGTGCTACGGTAGTAGGTAAGGATGTTTCAGAACTATCCAAATATTTAGGATGCAATCCAGACACCGTAAATAGGAATTTAAATGAATATAATAAAATTATTTCTGATAACAATGATTCTGATTTTGGTAAGTCTACAGAGTTTTTGAAATTCCCAGTTTCTAAAGGTCCATTTTATGCAATCAAAGCACAGTCCACTACGCTTGGAACTATTGGTGGTGTCAGTGTTAATGATAATCTACAAGCACTTGATAAAAATGGAAGAGTTATTAAAAATGTTTACGCTACTGGTAATAACGCCAGTGGGATGTATGATACATCATATCCAACGCTTGAAGGTATAAGTTGTGCATTTGCCTGGAATTCAGGACGACTTGCTGGTGAAAGTGCTAAAGCAACATTAAATAAATAA
- a CDS encoding argininosuccinate synthase: protein MMTETKKVVLAYSGGLDTSIAIPWLKNKGYDVIACCINVGEGKDVDFIKEKAINAGAIKAIAIDAIDEFAEDYALVALQGHTLYEGIYPLLSALSRPLISKKLVEVAKEENADAIAHGCTGKGNDQVRFEVSIHALAPDLEVLSPVRDWHWAREDEIDYAKKHNIPVPINLDSPYSIDANIWGRANECGVLEDPWAEAPEDAFGITKPIEETPDEPTSVEITFEKGIPVALDGIEMKFADIIKELNTVAGENGIGRIDHIENRLVGIKSREVYETPGAEVLMKAHKELEDLTLEGGLGHFKPVIEKELTELIYNGLWFSPLMKSLLAFLDESQKTVNGVIKMRLFKGNTWIQGRKSPNSLYDLNLATYTASDSFDQEAAKGFIKLWGLSTQVAAQVAQKNEKENTKEVQ, encoded by the coding sequence ATTATGACAGAAACAAAGAAAGTAGTATTAGCTTATTCAGGAGGATTGGATACATCAATTGCCATTCCTTGGCTGAAGAATAAAGGATATGACGTCATCGCTTGCTGTATTAATGTTGGTGAAGGCAAGGATGTTGATTTTATTAAAGAAAAAGCAATCAATGCTGGTGCAATTAAGGCCATCGCAATTGATGCAATAGACGAATTCGCAGAAGATTATGCACTTGTTGCGTTGCAAGGACATACTCTTTACGAAGGTATTTACCCGCTACTCTCCGCTCTCTCCCGACCATTGATTAGTAAAAAATTAGTAGAAGTAGCAAAAGAAGAAAATGCCGATGCAATTGCACACGGTTGTACAGGAAAAGGAAACGATCAAGTCCGTTTTGAAGTTTCTATTCATGCTCTAGCCCCCGACCTAGAAGTATTGAGTCCTGTTCGTGACTGGCATTGGGCTCGTGAAGACGAGATCGACTATGCTAAAAAGCACAATATTCCAGTTCCTATTAATCTTGATTCACCATATTCTATCGATGCCAATATTTGGGGTCGTGCCAACGAATGTGGAGTTCTTGAAGATCCATGGGCAGAAGCACCAGAAGATGCCTTTGGTATTACTAAGCCAATTGAAGAAACACCAGATGAACCAACAAGTGTTGAGATTACATTTGAAAAAGGTATTCCAGTTGCCCTTGATGGTATTGAAATGAAGTTTGCTGATATTATCAAAGAACTTAATACTGTTGCTGGTGAAAATGGTATTGGTCGTATCGATCATATCGAAAACCGTTTGGTTGGTATTAAATCTCGTGAGGTTTATGAAACACCAGGTGCTGAAGTATTGATGAAGGCACATAAAGAACTTGAAGATCTTACACTTGAAGGTGGATTGGGTCACTTTAAGCCAGTTATTGAAAAAGAATTGACTGAACTTATTTACAATGGTCTTTGGTTCTCACCACTAATGAAGTCACTTCTAGCATTTCTTGATGAAAGTCAAAAAACTGTTAATGGTGTTATCAAGATGAGATTGTTCAAAGGTAATACATGGATTCAAGGACGTAAGTCACCTAACTCATTGTATGATTTGAATCTTGCTACATACACAGCTTCAGATTCATTTGATCAAGAAGCAGCTAAGGGATTCATTAAACTTTGGGGTCTTTCAACTCAAGTTGCAGCTCAAGTTGCTCAAAAAAATGAGAAAGAAAACACCAAAGAGGTGCAATAA
- a CDS encoding NAD(P)H-hydrate dehydratase, which translates to MEKINKSVLSTVIKVRNTESYKGNYGRVLIIAGSLPFGGAAILSASAAIHTGAGLVTVATIPEKFTALNVEIPEAMTIDYNKSQELIAAIIQNNVIVLGPGLGTSDSTDKIIQLIIKYCDENTTIIMDASALSVVAENNIDLTSINNLILTPHQGEWQRLSNLSIPEQTKENNLKAINKLAPNATLIVKKHLSEIYYQNKVSQIQAGNAGMATGGMGDTLTGVLAGFIGQFGNSLVTVQTGLFLHSYIADQIYKSNYVVLPSTLISKIPKYMKKFTSNK; encoded by the coding sequence ATGGAAAAAATCAATAAATCTGTATTATCTACGGTAATTAAAGTCAGAAATACCGAATCGTATAAGGGAAATTATGGACGTGTGCTAATTATTGCAGGATCATTGCCTTTTGGCGGTGCAGCAATACTTTCAGCATCAGCAGCGATTCACACTGGGGCCGGATTAGTCACGGTTGCAACCATCCCTGAGAAGTTTACTGCCTTGAACGTTGAGATTCCAGAAGCAATGACAATTGACTATAATAAATCACAAGAATTAATAGCTGCCATAATCCAAAATAACGTTATAGTACTTGGACCAGGACTAGGGACATCAGATTCTACTGACAAGATTATTCAACTTATCATAAAATATTGCGATGAGAATACTACGATTATTATGGATGCCTCTGCACTAAGTGTTGTAGCAGAAAACAATATTGATTTGACATCCATTAATAATTTGATATTAACACCACATCAAGGTGAATGGCAGCGCCTATCCAATTTATCGATTCCAGAACAAACCAAAGAAAACAATTTGAAAGCAATAAATAAACTTGCCCCCAATGCTACCTTGATTGTTAAAAAACATTTATCTGAGATTTATTATCAAAATAAAGTATCTCAAATTCAGGCTGGAAATGCTGGTATGGCAACTGGTGGTATGGGAGACACACTCACTGGAGTTCTTGCAGGTTTTATTGGTCAATTTGGAAATTCATTGGTAACTGTACAGACTGGATTATTCCTTCATAGTTACATTGCTGATCAAATTTATAAAAGTAATTATGTTGTCTTACCTTCAACTTTAATTAGTAAAATTCCAAAATATATGAAAAAATTCACCTCTAATAAATAA
- the mscL gene encoding large-conductance mechanosensitive channel protein MscL — MIKEFKDFISRGNVMDLAVGVIMGSAFTAIVQSLVGNLVNPLIGIFLGKVDLANLKVEVGEATFKYGAFLESIINFIIIAIVVFLLVKGMNKVINARKSAEDEKEEEKESSTDEMIMYLKKISESIDSNKEEQK; from the coding sequence ATGATTAAAGAATTTAAAGACTTTATCAGTCGCGGTAATGTGATGGATCTGGCAGTTGGTGTAATTATGGGTTCTGCATTTACCGCCATAGTACAATCACTTGTTGGTAACTTAGTTAATCCGTTGATAGGAATATTTTTAGGTAAAGTCGACTTAGCAAATTTAAAGGTTGAAGTTGGAGAAGCAACGTTCAAATATGGGGCTTTTTTGGAATCAATTATAAACTTTATAATTATTGCCATCGTTGTTTTCTTATTGGTCAAAGGGATGAATAAGGTTATTAATGCTAGAAAGTCAGCCGAAGATGAAAAAGAAGAAGAAAAGGAATCTTCAACAGATGAAATGATCATGTATCTAAAGAAAATTTCAGAATCAATTGATTCTAATAAAGAAGAACAAAAGTAA
- a CDS encoding MerR family transcriptional regulator, translating into MIVVLIGKAGNLIMNSKQVSEIMDLPVATLRYYEKIGVIPPIGRDKNGYRDYRPNDLNWIFLTKCLKQAGLSLKLLKEFADLNQKDEDTSEERKDILREQLDDLNDKLDEMNKTRDLLVHKIDTFDDHMVKFESGEMDEDHVEELWTMGEFQSSKK; encoded by the coding sequence ATGATAGTAGTATTGATTGGGAAAGCTGGTAATTTAATCATGAATAGTAAACAAGTTTCTGAAATAATGGATCTACCTGTTGCGACTCTGCGATATTATGAAAAAATTGGAGTAATACCACCGATAGGCCGTGACAAAAATGGATATCGAGATTATCGACCAAATGATTTGAATTGGATATTTTTAACTAAATGTTTGAAACAAGCAGGATTATCACTTAAATTATTGAAGGAATTTGCGGATCTTAATCAAAAGGATGAAGATACTAGCGAAGAACGAAAAGATATTTTACGTGAACAACTGGATGATCTTAATGATAAGCTAGATGAAATGAATAAGACACGTGACTTATTAGTACATAAAATTGACACATTTGATGATCATATGGTCAAATTTGAATCTGGTGAGATGGATGAAGATCACGTTGAAGAATTGTGGACGATGGGTGAGTTTCAGTCGTCTAAGAAGTAA
- the argH gene encoding argininosuccinate lyase: protein MSTQKLWGGRFQAQAESWVDEFGASINFDQLMADEDIEGSLAHVKMLKKTQILSASDCDQIISGLKELQEELHAGKLKFTVENEDIHMNIESILTEKIGPVAGKLHTGRSRNDQVATDFHLYVKNRLPQIVAEIKTIQKTLVSLAEDNVETIMPGYTHLQHAQPISYGHYLMAYYSMLKRDVERFEFNMKHADISPLGAAALAGTTFPIDREFTAKELGFNDIYVNSLDAVSDRDFALEFLSNASILMMHLSRFCEEISMWVSYEFNYLELSDKYTTGSSIMPQKKNPDMAELIRGKSGRVYGHLIGLLSTMKSLPLAYNKDLQEDKEGTFDTVKTLLPALKVFNGMISTIKVNKDNMYHATENDFSNATELADYLATKGIPFREAHGIVGQLVLKGIETHKNLQDISMEEFKKISPLIEDDIYNELKPEVAVERRNSLGGTGFKQVKMQIELAKKDLN, encoded by the coding sequence ATGAGCACACAAAAGCTTTGGGGTGGCCGTTTTCAAGCTCAAGCAGAGTCTTGGGTCGATGAATTTGGCGCTTCAATTAATTTTGATCAACTCATGGCTGATGAAGATATCGAAGGTTCATTGGCACACGTTAAGATGCTCAAGAAAACTCAGATATTGAGTGCAAGTGATTGTGATCAAATAATTTCTGGTTTAAAGGAATTACAAGAGGAGTTGCACGCAGGTAAACTTAAATTCACAGTTGAAAACGAAGATATTCATATGAATATTGAAAGTATTTTAACTGAAAAGATAGGTCCAGTTGCTGGTAAACTACACACAGGTCGCTCACGTAATGATCAAGTTGCTACAGATTTTCATTTGTATGTCAAAAATCGTTTGCCACAGATCGTTGCTGAAATTAAAACTATCCAAAAAACTTTGGTAAGTTTGGCAGAAGACAATGTTGAAACTATAATGCCTGGATACACTCATTTACAACATGCACAACCAATCTCTTATGGTCACTATTTAATGGCATATTATTCTATGCTAAAACGTGATGTAGAGAGATTTGAGTTTAACATGAAACATGCAGATATCTCACCACTTGGTGCAGCAGCATTGGCTGGAACAACTTTCCCTATTGATCGTGAGTTCACTGCTAAAGAGCTTGGATTTAACGATATCTATGTTAATTCACTAGACGCCGTATCTGATCGTGATTTTGCTTTAGAGTTTTTGAGTAATGCATCTATTTTGATGATGCATTTATCAAGATTTTGTGAAGAAATCAGTATGTGGGTCAGTTATGAATTCAATTATTTGGAATTAAGCGACAAATATACAACTGGTAGTTCTATCATGCCTCAGAAGAAGAATCCTGATATGGCAGAATTGATCAGAGGTAAGAGTGGTCGTGTTTATGGACACTTGATTGGATTGTTATCGACTATGAAGTCATTACCATTAGCTTATAATAAAGACTTGCAAGAGGATAAGGAAGGTACTTTTGATACTGTCAAAACCTTACTTCCAGCCTTGAAAGTATTCAATGGTATGATATCGACAATTAAAGTTAATAAAGATAATATGTATCATGCTACCGAGAATGACTTTTCGAATGCTACTGAATTGGCTGATTATTTAGCTACTAAAGGTATTCCATTTAGAGAAGCACATGGCATTGTTGGACAATTGGTATTGAAGGGGATTGAGACTCATAAAAATCTCCAAGATATTTCAATGGAGGAGTTTAAGAAAATTTCACCTCTTATTGAAGATGATATATACAATGAATTGAAACCAGAGGTTGCCGTAGAGAGACGTAATTCTCTTGGCGGTACAGGTTTTAAACAAGTTAAGATGCAAATTGAATTAGCAAAAAAAGATTTGAACTAA
- a CDS encoding ASCH domain-containing protein: MDKKIIKAYWDKFLENKSPREDYPIGDITIFGGDPKTLANLVDKGIKTATTSAYDLYTKTEYMPTTGDYNIILDDKELPVCITKTLVTEIVPFKQVSAEHAYHEGEGDRSLKYWRVIHEDFFTKEYLAAGKEFNDDIPCLCEVFEKVYDEVNGDI; encoded by the coding sequence ATGGATAAAAAAATTATTAAAGCTTACTGGGACAAGTTTCTTGAGAATAAAAGTCCGCGTGAAGACTACCCTATCGGAGACATCACTATTTTTGGCGGTGATCCCAAAACTCTGGCCAATTTAGTCGATAAAGGTATCAAAACGGCGACAACTTCAGCATACGATTTATATACAAAAACAGAATATATGCCAACAACTGGAGACTATAACATTATTCTCGATGACAAGGAATTACCAGTTTGTATAACTAAAACTCTTGTAACAGAGATTGTCCCCTTCAAACAAGTAAGTGCAGAACATGCTTATCATGAAGGTGAAGGTGACCGTAGCTTAAAATATTGGCGTGTTATTCATGAAGATTTCTTCACTAAAGAATACCTTGCTGCTGGAAAAGAATTTAACGATGATATCCCTTGTTTATGTGAAGTATTCGAGAAGGTTTACGATGAAGTTAACGGAGATATATAA
- a CDS encoding cation:proton antiporter: METVFLVLLLVAAVVLANAIYARFNIVPVAFLQIGAGLVLSFVPLYKNFELEPELFLFAIISMLMFNDGQNTNIRRLMHQMGTTLSLSVVLAIITILVVGSVTHVLIPQFSLALALALGAIITPTDAVAVSSITSKVLVPKEAMNTLENESLFNDASGIVAFNLAIASIVTGKFSVVSGVESFMYVFIGGILVGLVMGYIIVAIRIMLINMRVDTPSVIVPYTLLTPFAVYLIAESIDVSGILAVVATGLIHGLQQDRLRLTTSRLQIVMGTTWSIISSILNGIVFVLLGLSLPEVIQNLQQRDTGSIAILVGLGFVLYIMMTLLRFIWTQFDFAKIRAWNFHDKIMNSLVMALSGVHGTITLAMAFSLPLTIKGQPFAYRNDIIFVAAVVILISLIVPTLVLPFILPKKVSVVDGDDLSRAKSEMVRDAVKMVQHQYGDSLESGEIIRIIGSQRTVEKRPNKSVMSNLFDETFKIEKAVIEDMLSKGEITIQEFNLYMMMLRKTIIDHSNGFRKQMIFIIRFTVIAKISLSKSARKRRREIRKIKKRKRSSSREDATERNYQWGRMRSIEAVPYKKVMLYLTSVMTEKNEVEVELVRRSFDQRHRRLSGSRASQANQNELLVTVFQHEHNFVQSKVSSEEYSHELGNELYQQISTDQLVSFQTFD, translated from the coding sequence TTGGAGACTGTATTTCTAGTTTTGTTGCTAGTTGCAGCGGTAGTTTTAGCTAATGCAATTTATGCACGTTTCAATATTGTTCCAGTAGCATTTTTGCAAATTGGTGCTGGATTAGTTTTGTCTTTTGTACCATTGTATAAAAATTTTGAATTAGAGCCGGAACTGTTTTTGTTTGCGATTATTTCTATGTTAATGTTTAACGACGGTCAAAATACTAATATTAGAAGACTTATGCATCAAATGGGAACTACCTTGTCTCTGTCAGTTGTACTGGCAATAATTACGATTTTGGTAGTGGGAAGTGTTACCCATGTTTTAATTCCACAATTCTCATTAGCTTTGGCATTAGCTTTAGGAGCAATTATTACACCAACTGATGCTGTCGCAGTTTCGTCTATAACAAGTAAAGTGCTAGTTCCCAAAGAAGCTATGAATACGCTAGAAAACGAGTCGTTATTTAATGATGCCTCTGGTATCGTGGCTTTTAATTTGGCAATTGCTTCAATAGTAACTGGTAAATTTTCAGTAGTTAGTGGTGTTGAGAGCTTTATGTATGTATTTATAGGCGGTATTCTTGTTGGCTTAGTTATGGGCTATATAATTGTCGCCATTAGAATTATGCTGATTAATATGCGCGTTGATACGCCATCAGTGATTGTTCCATATACTCTCTTAACTCCATTTGCAGTTTATTTGATAGCTGAATCAATTGATGTATCAGGTATTCTAGCTGTTGTTGCAACTGGATTGATTCATGGATTACAACAAGATAGATTACGTTTAACAACTTCTAGATTACAGATAGTTATGGGAACGACCTGGTCTATTATTTCCAGTATTTTAAATGGAATTGTATTCGTGTTATTAGGATTGTCACTGCCTGAAGTTATACAAAATTTACAACAACGAGATACGGGTTCAATTGCTATTTTGGTAGGTTTAGGTTTTGTTTTGTATATAATGATGACGTTATTAAGATTCATCTGGACTCAATTTGATTTTGCTAAGATTCGTGCTTGGAATTTTCACGATAAGATTATGAACAGTTTGGTTATGGCTTTGAGTGGAGTACATGGAACCATAACTTTAGCAATGGCTTTTTCTTTGCCATTGACCATAAAAGGTCAACCTTTCGCGTATCGGAATGATATTATTTTTGTGGCAGCAGTGGTTATTTTAATTAGTTTAATTGTTCCTACACTAGTTTTGCCATTTATTCTTCCCAAGAAAGTATCCGTTGTTGATGGGGATGACTTGTCACGAGCAAAGTCTGAAATGGTACGTGATGCCGTTAAAATGGTTCAACATCAATATGGTGATTCACTTGAAAGTGGAGAAATCATCAGAATTATTGGAAGCCAGCGAACAGTGGAAAAGCGTCCTAATAAGTCTGTAATGTCTAATTTATTTGATGAGACTTTTAAGATTGAAAAAGCCGTTATTGAAGATATGTTAAGTAAGGGTGAAATAACGATCCAAGAGTTCAATCTTTATATGATGATGTTACGTAAGACGATTATTGATCACTCAAATGGTTTTAGAAAACAAATGATTTTTATTATAAGATTTACCGTTATTGCCAAAATATCTCTGAGTAAAAGTGCTAGAAAGCGTCGGAGAGAAATAAGAAAAATTAAGAAAAGAAAACGCAGTAGTAGTCGTGAAGATGCGACCGAACGTAACTATCAGTGGGGCCGTATGCGATCAATTGAAGCTGTTCCTTACAAAAAGGTAATGTTATATTTAACTTCTGTGATGACAGAAAAAAATGAGGTTGAAGTTGAACTAGTTAGACGATCATTTGATCAAAGACATCGCAGATTATCTGGTTCTCGTGCATCTCAAGCTAATCAAAATGAACTATTAGTCACAGTATTTCAACATGAACATAATTTTGTTCAGTCTAAAGTTTCTAGTGAAGAGTATAGTCATGAGTTAGGAAATGAACTATATCAACAAATTTCTACTGATCAACTTGTAAGTTTCCAAACCTTTGATTAA
- a CDS encoding O-acetyl-ADP-ribose deacetylase — translation MSEYLSEGSSIKAKVCDITMIKCDAIVNAANKTLLGGGGVDGAIHTAAGPKLLEECIALNGCETGEAKLTRGYNLPARYIIHTVGPIYSGSDKDPVMLANCYKNSLNVAKQNNLHSITFAAISTGIYAYPIDDAAKIALNTIKDWIVANKNYKVEVLMSCFDGKIKGSYDKYLAFL, via the coding sequence ATGTCAGAGTATTTATCTGAAGGAAGTTCTATAAAGGCAAAAGTATGTGACATTACAATGATCAAGTGTGATGCGATTGTAAATGCCGCAAACAAAACACTATTAGGCGGTGGTGGAGTTGATGGGGCAATCCATACTGCTGCTGGTCCGAAATTATTGGAAGAATGTATTGCTCTTAATGGATGTGAAACTGGTGAGGCCAAGCTGACTAGGGGATACAATTTACCGGCTAGATACATTATTCATACAGTTGGACCAATTTATTCTGGATCTGATAAAGATCCAGTAATGTTGGCTAATTGTTATAAAAATTCTCTAAATGTAGCTAAACAAAACAATCTTCACAGTATAACTTTTGCAGCAATTTCGACTGGTATATATGCTTATCCTATTGATGATGCAGCAAAAATCGCCTTGAACACTATTAAAGATTGGATTGTAGCCAACAAGAATTACAAAGTTGAAGTTTTAATGTCTTGTTTTGACGGAAAAATCAAAGGTTCATACGATAAATATTTGGCTTTTCTTTAA